The following nucleotide sequence is from Cicer arietinum cultivar CDC Frontier isolate Library 1 chromosome 2, Cicar.CDCFrontier_v2.0, whole genome shotgun sequence.
CGTGCTGTGGAAGCGGAGGTACAGGAAAAGGGGATTGGTTGGAATGGGCCTCGTGATTATAGGCCTAAAGGATTCGGGTCAGGTTTTACTTATAGATCTAACCCTAATTTTGGAACCGGGTCAAATCAACCGGGGCGAGCTCAAAACAGCGATTGGGTCGTAGTCAAGGGATCCAACGACGGCGGAGAGAAAGGAGGAAACATGTCGAATCAGAAGTTTGCCAACCGTCAAGACTCACAACGATCTGTTCTCCGTGATCGTGGGATCCGTCATATCTCAGCCCACGAGATTGCAGAAAGACGGCAGAAAAACCTGTGTTTTAAATGTGGTGGCGCCTATCATCCTCGTCACCAATGCCCAGATCGTCAGCTTCGTGTAATGGTGATGGAGGAGGACGAAGACGGCGAAATGCAAGTCCTCGCAGCTGATACAGAGGGGGAAGATGGAGAAGGAGTTGAACTCAGCATTATGAGTTTGGCTTAGATTGATAATTCAAGTCCCAGGGAGTTAGGGAATGTGCGCACCATCAAGTTAAAAGGTCGAGTGCAAGGAGTACCCTTGTTGGTGTTGGTAGACAGCGGTGCAACACATAATTTCATTTCGCACAAGTTGGTGAGGTCAATGGGATGGCCAGTGGAAGGAACTACTCCTCTCAATGTCAAAATGGGGGATGGGTTTAAAGTGGTGGCACAAGGAGTTTGCAGGAAATTGGTGTTGGATCTAGGGAGCATGACATCTACCATTGATGCTTGGTTATTCGATTTGGATGGAATTGACATTGTGCTCGGAATGTCTTGGTTAGCTTCCATTGGAGGCATGTGGGTCGATTGGGCACAAAAGGTGTTGCCGGAATGTCTTGGTTAGCGTCCATTGGAGGCATGTGGGTCGATTGGGCACAAAAGGTGTTGCGTTTTCCCATTGATTCTCAATGGGTGGAGCTGCGTGGCGAAGGTAGTGAACATAAAAATCAGTTGGCTTTGCAAAGTTTGTTGGGAAGACCCAAGCTAAGGTATAGAGGAATGTTTTTATCCGCAAGAGCACAAGGGGAACCAAAGGGTCTTGAATTGAGCAAACCAGTCAATGATTCACATCTGAACCCTGTTCTTCAGATTCATGAGCTAGTGGCGAAGTACTCAAAGGTATTCGCAGAGCCACAGGGGTTACCTCCTAAGAGAAGACAAGAGCATGCTATTCATCTCAAGGAGGGAGCTTGCGCGGTTAATGTTCGCCCCTACAGGTATCCTTACCACCACAAGAATGAAATAGAGAATCAAATTAGAGACCTGCTGCTGTTCGGAGTCATCCGTCCTAGCCAAAGTGCATTTTCTAGTCCAGTGATACTCGTGAAGAAGAAAGACGGGTCATGGCGAATGTGTATAGATTACCGTGCTCTTAACAAGGTAACTATTCTCGATAAGTTCCCTATTCCGGTGATTGATGAACTATTAGATGAATTATACGGTGCTCATTATTTCTCAAAGTTAGACCTCAAATCGGGATACCATCAAGTGCGAGTTAAGACTGAAGATGTGCACAAAACTGCATTCCGCACTCATGAAGGCCATTACGAATATCTCGTAATGCCGTTTGGATTAATGAATGCACCCTCAACATTTCAAGCCCTAATGAATGACATTTTTATGAATCTTCTAAGAAAATATGTGCTGGTATTTTTTGATGACATATTAGTGTACATCCCGAGTTTGGAAGACCATCTCCATCATGTATCCTCGGTACTAGACATTCTGCAGCAGCAAGGTCTGGTGGCTAATAGAAAGAAATGCAGTTTTACGGAGCCTAGTGTTGAATATTTGGGTCATATCATTTCTAGCGAAGGGGTAGCGATGGACCCAGCTAAGGTGCTAAATGTTTTTCAGTGGCCCACTCTGAAGAATGTGAAAGGAGTGCGGGGGTTTTTTGGGGCTTACGGGCTACTACCGTAAATTCATCAAAGACTATGGCAAAATGGCGAGGCCACTAACTGAGCTGGCGAAGAGGGACAACTTCAAGTGGGGAGAGGGTGCTGAGCAAGCCGAAACTGTTAAAGCAAAAGGTAACATCTGCCCCTGTTTTAGCATTTTTAGAAAGAATTCTTTATTGATAGCGATGCTTCTGGGAATGGGCTGGGTGCTATATTAATTCATGAAGGGAGGCCAATTGCTTATTTTAGCAAAGCCTTAGGGGAGGGCAATCTGACCAAATCAGCATATGAAAAAGAGCTTATGGCAGTGGCTCTTGCTATCCAACATTGGTGTCCCTACTTGGTAGGGCGAAAATTTACGGTGTGTACCGATCAAAAAAGTCTAAAACAGTTGTTGTCACAGAGAATTTGCACCATGAATCAACAAAATTGGGCAGCAAAGCTTCTTCGATATCATTTCGATATCATTTACAAGCCCGAACTTGAGAATAAAGGTGCAGATGCACTGTCCTGTATGCATGATAGTGGGGAAATTACCTCCTTGATACATGTCCCGGAGTGGCTAGGTAGGGCTGAAGTGATTGAAGAGGTTCACAAAGATGTTGCTCTACATAAAGTCATTTATGCGCTCAAGGAGAATAAACCGGTTCAGTTTGGGTTTTCTTATGTGCGAGGAGTGTTGTTGTATGAGGGGAGGCTGGTGGTTTCTGCACAGTCTCCATGGATATCGTTTATCTTGAAAGAGTTTCATTCTACCCCACAAGGGGGCCATTCCGGTTTCCATCGCACGTTTAGACGAGTAGCGTTGAACGTGTATTGGATTGGCATGAAGAAGACTATCCAACAATTTGTGCAAGAATGTGATACTTGCCAACGCCAAAAATATGTCGTTGCTTCCCCTGGGGGTCTGTTACAGTCGTTACCAATTCCAGAACAGATTTGGGAAGATGTATCGATGGACTTTATCACCGGTCTTCCTAAATCCAAGGGGTTTGACGTGATCTTCGTGGTAGTCGATCGGCTGTCCAAATACATCCACTTCATTCCTCTCAAGCGTCCTTTTAATGCTCGTGTGTTGGCTGAGGTGTTTACGAAGGAGATAGTTCGACTGCATGGCATTCCCTCCTCCATTGTGAGTGACCACGACCCTATCTTTGTAAGCAACTTCTGGTGTGAACTGTTTAAATTACAGGGGACCTTGTTGAAAATGAGCACCGCTTACCACCCACAGACGGATGGACAAACAGAGGTCATTAACCGTTGCTTGGAGACATATCTTCGCTGTTTTATAGCTGATCAGCCTCGAATGTGGGTATCGTGGCTGCCTTGGGCTGAGTACTGGTACAATACGATGAACCACGTCTCTACGGATTCGACTCCTTTTGAATTGGTTTATGGGAGGCCACCGCCAGCCCTCACGCGGTTCCTTTGAGGGGAGACCAAGGTAGAAGCTGTAACAAGGGAACTTGTTGATCGTGACGAGGCTTTGAGACAATTGAAGTACCATATCGATCGAGCTCGTGGACACATGAAGGACCAAGCTGACATAAAAAGAAGAGATGTGAGTTTTAATATTGGTGAATGGGTCTTTCTCAAGTTAAGGCCACATGTACAGAATTCTGTTGAAGCACGCGTCAATCCGAAACATGCTCCAAGATACTATGGGCCTTTTAAAATAACAGCCCGGGTTGGTGTCGTTGCGTATCGTCTCCAGTTACCTGCTACAGCATGCATTCATCCGGTGTTCCATGTTTCACTGCTTAATAAGGCAATTGGCAACTACCAGGTTGAGAACGAGTTACCCCCGGGACTCGACGGCGACCCTGCTGCACCATGGGAACCAGCAGCACTACTTGCCACTCGCATTATCACTAAGGAGGGGTCAGACATCAAACAATTGCTCATTCATTGGAACGGCAAGCCTGTTGAAGAAGCCACATGGGAGGATGAGTTTGTAATGCGAACACAATTCCCAGCCCTTAGACTTGAGGACAAGCCTATGACTCAAGAGGGGAGTATTGATGGGGACAAAGAAGGAATTGATGACGTGTCTAGTGGGACACATAGTGCACCTAAGGCATGGGGAGTGTATGTTAGAAAATCCAAGAAAGGTGAGTTGGCCCCATCACGTATATAGGGGAGAGAGTTGGTAACGAGGGGATAACaaaattatgttaattgttaGTGGAGAGAAGATTCTCTCTTATTGAAGTGAGCATAGCTCTCAGGAGTAAAATGAAGGCTTGTTTCCTTTGCTCAATTTTCCtttatcatcaataaaatacACTATCATATGGTGATTAATCTCTTATTAATTCTTATTGCCACATCTATCATATTGAGGACCTATCACATTCTAACCCAAAACAACCAAAAAGATAATAAAGCCATTTCATTGAAAGACACTTCATGGGATTGACACATCAATCCGAGTAACAAGAGCTTACCTTGCATTCTCTATATAAAAACCAACACAACGCTACAAGCTTACTTGCTATTAATGCCATAAAGTTTTTAATGCTTTCCGTAAATCGGTATTAGCAAAATGAGATGAGAATCCAATAGCTACTTGTAACCTTCATTAACTATATAAATGAACAACCACATTGGAATAGTGGTACGTGCCAACACCAAATCCATGTTCTCTCTTAGATTAAAAGATGGGCCGAATTCAACAATAGTACATTCCTTTTGTAAAGAGACCGAAAAGAGACCCATAAAAATGCCCCCTAAGGAAAGTAAATCACACCACCAAGGAGAATAATTTTGAGAATGAGTAAGAGTACCTGGATGAGAAGAAAAAATGTCAATTAAATTACCAAACCGGTGAAATGGCAACCCATACCAAATAGCCTCCCTATCATCCAAACACCTCAAATCCCACTTAAATACCAAAAAAAGCGATGAACATCTCTGTATTTTTAATACAAAGCCCTCACAATCTTTAGGAAAACACACCATATTTCAACATATCCAACGCATTTTCCTTTTCTCTTCTGCCGCATCTCATAAAAAACTCCTCTGTATGGCAAATTAACCATCTCCTTAGCCAAATTTTTGGGCACTTTGTAGAAAGAGAGGAAGTATAAAGGCAAGCTAAAAAGAACAATGTTGATTAAAGTTACCCATCCTCATTGAATTCAATATAAGCTTCAAAGTCGATTAATGCCTTGTATTTGCACCTCCCAAAAGTCCCAATAATTTTGAAAGGAAATAAACCGAATACATGCTTCTTGGATAAAATTGTCATTCAAATCTACACTAAAAGtgttaattttgagaaatttaTATTAAGAACGAAGACTAGTTCAAACCCTCTTATATTTGCCTTCATTGCCCATAAATTATCCAAACTCATAAGTAAATAGTGTCGTCTCCAACTATAGTAGAGGAAACTCAACACTCTCACTAACCATATACTTAGACAACATTGGAGCATTTACATCATTTCTAACCAAAATTGCTAATTGTTGGAACCCAATTGGTTTTCCACTtataattttgatgttaataaaagtattttatgagagcaataaattttgattaatgaTTTCATTAAGTATGCAAAAATTGGAAGAACAAAATCAGTGGAAAATACCAGAGGAAGAAAATCAAAGGAAGGTACTGATAAGACCGCAAGTGCACAGTATTATTGCATAGAAAAATTATCGTTATCTCAATGACTTTGTTATGAGTACTACTGTCTCTTTACTATGAGAATTAGCTAAAATAGTAAATgttaataatgatttttgatttaaaatttgcaataaaaataaagtcttGGGATTGTAGTTTTTCACAATGAtggatacaataaaattaacctTAATTATTTGAGTTATAGGTGTTAAACTCTTCAAAATCagattaataattaaaactaatgcattctttcaaataacaaaagtgtattttaaactaataaccaACCTAATttcatgattgatgtattagcaAAATCCTTTAAGAGAAGATATCTTTCATGATTTCAAGAGAACCAAAATCTACTTTCATGATTTGATTCTCTTGTCCAATCATAGGGGTCAGATATCAAATCTACCTTTcgatatattatttgatatataagtATGAATATGATTCTTACTAAGATTGGATTAAATGATCAACATCCATGacaacactacaagaaaaatggTTGTTATCTACGACCAATTTTATCTTTACCTACGGAAACTCCATAGGTAGAGATCTAACATTAAAAATCCTACAATCTCAAGACAAGGAAGATCTACTCACATATGATCATAGTAGAATCAAGGCTTAAATGTAAAaacattgaaaatataaaataacaaaacaaaaatagaaaattgaacattattgaaactaaaaaatttataagactAGATCTtagcttcgtttcgcaaagagatagaagggaaagttgttcactaccacgctacggtgctagggaaccaactttggaagcgacgttggagcggagattttaccggatttactcgtgGTACCGTAATTGCACGTTTAGATATAAGTgttgtaaaatatagcgctctcacataatgtttacaacgctctttagaGCGCTTTGTAtacaaacgctgtaaaatgtagcgcTCCCACATTATGTTTACAACATTTTTAGAGTgttttgtatataaatattgtataatatagcgctttcacataattacaGGGTCTTTTAGAGCGTTTTACTATGCGAACCCTCCTCTCCTCTAATGTGTGAACCCTCCTCTTCTCGTTGAACCCTTCTCTACTACTCCTCTATTGTGTGTCTATTTCTACTGAGTGATTGTTATCTCAGGTACTGTATGTATTAATTtattgttgtcactaaaattgataaattgctacctgataaatcatataaaatgttacctgaTAGTAGATGACATAAccttgataaatcatataaattgtTACTTGATAAATCAGATAAATTATTACCTGATAAATCATATGAAATCtgttcttttttgaaatttgttcaatatgttctgttttgaaatcagatTTGTATGTATAACCCTTGACCTTGGTTTCCATATTCCAATATAAGACTATACATACTAtagattggtataatgttatcaataGCTTATCATTTATGTAACATTGCATTCATATATGTCATATTAAATGGACCGGAAATAGATGTATGCCAATCAATTGTcgaaagagtatgaaaatggagtgaaaagtttgttgagtttgtaggcaaaagatccaaatcgaataatttgtccttgtttaaaatggtGTTTTGGAAAACGCATTATAGTAGATCAATTGGAAGGACGtttagtatggcatggaattaatgaaagctatacatgttggataagacatggtgagaaaaaaaaggaacactaattttgagaatggttcgacatatgatTCAAATGATTTAGACACTGATACATATGAGCGAGACCGATTTGAGGAGATTTCAAAAGcaattgaagaagatcttcggtaTTGTCCTACaatatttgagagtttgttgagtgatgtaGAGAAATCATTATATAATTTccgtactaaattcacaagattgtcggtgatattaaagttgtacaacttaaaagcgattAATGGATTGTTTGATAAAAGCTTCGCTAAATTATTAACACacataaaagatatgtttccagatgataatgaacttcccagtcgaagcTACGAGgctaaataaattttgtgctctattggcatgagttacgaaaggattcatgcgtgtcctaacgattgcattttatttcgaagcgaatatgaattactaaaggtgtgtccgaaatgcaatgtctctcgatataagaagaaagaatctactctaGAAAAAGTCGtttggtattttcctataataccaagatttaggcgcatctatcatagtgaagaagattcaaaacacttgacatgacaTGCAGATGAAataattagagatggaaagttttgacaccctgcagattctccaTAATGGCCAAAAATTGATGACGAGTATCCTAATTTCGGGAGGGAGTTAAAAAATCTatgacttgcactttctactaatggaatgaatccacatggtcttcaaagtaTCTTACACATTTAGCATCCACATGGGCAATCTGTTTGACCTTCTAGAACTGAGCATTTAGCATTTAGCatgaactgtatttgattttctacttataCTGATTTTCCGCTTATACTAAACTTGAACTTGAAAAGGCTATGTTTGGCTGGGCATTTTCCTTGAACTTGAACTGATCCCAATCTAAattgatcatgtaatttagcatttaacattgatatataggtgtttaattaattatttggaatggaaaaaaatccaaatataggtattttatagaaattgaaattgtagtttagcattgatatataggtatttaaataattatttagcaTTTTACAGAAACTGAACtgaaattgtaatttaacatatttaactTGAACTAAACTGAACATAAACTTGTAactttacaacgctttttgtccataagcgttgtaaaaggcttttaaaaaataaattacaaatcatTTACGGCGCTTGTTCTATAAGCGATGTACAaggatttttaaaattaaattacatatcgtttacaacgcttgttctataagcgctgtaaaatgctcaTATAGTGCCTTTTATACAGTCTTTCtttaagcgttgtaaaaggatCATAAGGTACTTTTTATATAGTCTTTTAAAGCCCTTTTTGTggaagcgttgtaataggttaGATCTT
It contains:
- the LOC140919403 gene encoding uncharacterized protein; this encodes MKDQADIKRRDVSFNIGEWVFLKLRPHVQNSVEARVNPKHAPRYYGPFKITARVGVVAYRLQLPATACIHPVFHVSLLNKAIGNYQVENELPPGLDGDPAAPWEPAALLATRIITKEGSDIKQLLIHWNGKPVEEATWEDEFVMRTQFPALRLEDKPMTQEGSIDGDKEGIDDVSSGTHSAPKAWGVYVRKSKKGELAPSRI